The Camelina sativa cultivar DH55 chromosome 18, Cs, whole genome shotgun sequence DNA window TTCCTCCTCTCACtcctttttttactttctctctctttctccgtcTGTCGCTGTCTCGCTCGTCCTCTCCTCTGTTTCGTAGCATCTGCAGCAGATCTCTCTTTGTCCTTCTCCCCCTCCCCCCCCCTCAGATCACTGTAAGTACACAACTACACTAATTTCCTCATTCGATCTGtttcttttactctttcttGATTTGCTCCAATCTTAATctctttttgggttttctttctATATCGAGCTTGATCTGACTCGTtctttaaatatatacttttttctcCTCGATTCACTTTTGTCATAAAACATCATCTGTTTTCATTAGTTACTGCTGCTTCGTCTCTGAATTCGTGTTCTTCTTGTTAATAAGTGTTATGATCTTTATTaatattagggtttttgtgtgtgtttcagcTTTAATTTCATCTTGAACAGTGAAATCATTAGACTTTCTTATTAGATCGTTGACTTTTAATTCTGAGTTGTACGAAATCGAATCAGCCTTTTAGGTTTATTGATCAAAACGATTTAGTTCAGAGAAGATTGTCtccaaaaattactaaaaaaacgCTTGATTAATCGTTAATGTTCATCTTTTAAGTTATGTAAAATTTGATTCTCactgtgtgtatatatatattattgagtGTAGATGGCACAGCAGGAAGCTAACCCTTCCCCTGGTGCTGAGGTTGTTGGTCGTGCCTTTGTGGAGCAATACTATCATATTCTTCACCAATCTCCTGGTCTAGTCCATCGGTTTTATCAGGATTCGAGCTTGTTAACCCGACCTGATGTCAATGGTGCTGTGACAACTGTCACAACTATGCAAGTGAGATTATTAATAAGTCAATTACTATATAACATTTGCCATATTGCTCTCTTCTCTAAGGTACATATTAATATTGGTTCCACTTTGGATTTCAGGCGATCAATGATAAGATTCTTTCATTGAAATATGAAGACTACACGGCCGAGATAGAAACTGCGGATGCTCAGGAGTCTCATGAGAGGGGTGTTATCGTCCTGGTTACAGGACGCTTGACTGGAAATGATAATGTGAGGAAGAAGTTTAGTCAAACTTTTTTCTTGGCTCCACAGGACAAGGGATACTTTGTCTTGAATGACGTGTTTCGATTCCTCGAGGAGAAAGAGGTAACCACACAAGCCCGTTCTGTCGCCATCAATGGAACCACCAGGGATGTTCAGGCTCCTGTGGAACCAGGTACGAtcaatgtttttatgttttcttgactACATAGCACTCTGTTATTTAGTTCAGGATATTAACATTACCGTACTTCTTGTCAGAACGTCTTAACGTTAGTCACGAGACCGAGGTAGAATCTGAGCCAGTTGCTTCAATTGAGGAGGAAGATCTTGACAATGTCGCAGAGGTGTATGATCCTTCTGATAAAGATGAAGGAGTTGTTGTTGACGTTGAACATATCGAACCTCCAACTCAATTAAGCCATAATGAAGTTTTATCAGTGCCTCAAGGAGATGCTCCTAAGCATTCTTATGCTTCAATCGTGAGTCACAACCGCCTACTAACTAACTGTTTCTTTCtagttcttttttgttgtttccttaAGATTTTTTATCGTTTTTAGTAAACCTTACGAAGTCTTTATGTGTTTCAACAGCTCAAACTGATGAAAAGTGGTCCAGCACCAACACACGTTGCTCGGAACAAGCCAAGAGCAGCTCCAGTCAATACCAACCAGAAGACGACCGCTCGTCCTGCGGAGCATGTAGCAGCACCCGAGGCTTCAGCTCTTGAGAATGTTCAAAATAGTAGCCATGTTGATGTGGATGGTCCGTAAATTCTTTTCATTTGGGCTGTTTGAATATGCGTTATTCCCTTGGTTATtgatttttgttacttttatttttttgtctacttGTTATTACAGATGATGGTCATTCGATTTATGTCCGAAATTTACCTTTTGACTCCACACCAACACAACTTGAAGAGGTGTTCAAAAACTTTGGTGCAATCAAGGTTGAGGGGATTCAAGTCAGAAGCAATAAGGTTTGATATATAAATTCTACATTCTCTTCCTAAACACCTCGCCTTTTTGGTTCCTTACACGTTTTTGTGACTCTCAGCAGCAAggtttctgttttggttttgtggaaTTTGAAACAGCTAGCGGAAAGCAGAGTGCGCTTGATGTAAGCCCATAGCCTtgatttttatctcttttttttaccaCGTTTATTCCTAAGTCTTTCCGAGCTCGTGGTTTATTCAAAAAGTCTTGACTCTTTGGGTTGGTTAATGTAGGCCTCACCGGTTACAATTGGGGATCGTCAAGCTGTTGtagaggagaagaaaacaaacagtcGAGGTATGAAACATGAGAGACCtcattaaggaaaaaaattggttttatgaAGATTTTATAGTGTATTTAAAAGAtgtgttatctttttttatatgcaGGAGGAGGCAACAATGGAGGTAGTAGGGGAAGATACTTTTCCGGGAGAGGAAGCTTCCGAAACGAAAGTTTCAAAGGAGGACGTGGTGGTGGAGGCAGAGGAGGAGGCTATGGACGAGGAGGGGGTGAGTTTTCGGGCAGACCAAAGAGCTCAAACCCACGAAATGGAGGAGAAGGTTATCAAAGGGTTCCTCAAAACGGAGGGGGTGGAAGAGGAGGACGTGGAGAAGGAGGTCGTGGTGCGCCTCGAGGTGGTGCTTCATCTTGACTTTGCTATTATTGGTTCCCCCAATCTACAAGAGagtagttttaattttttgttttgcatcttttcttgcctACTACTTGAGTTGAGTTTGATGTGGTAAGTCctttttggcttcttcttttttttttttttttttttNNNNNNNNNNNNNNNNNNNNNNNNNNNNNNNNNNNNNNNNNNNNNNNNNNNNNNNNNNNNNNNNNNNNNNNNNNNNNNNNNNNNNNNNNNNNNNNNNNNNNNNNNNNNNNNNNNNNNNNNNNNNNNNNNNNNNNNNNNNNNNNNNNNNNNNNNNNNNNNNNNNNNNNNNNNNNNNNNNNNNNNNNNNNNNNNNNNNNNNNNNNNNNNNNNNNNNNNNNNNNNNNNNNNNNNNNNNNNNNNNNNNNNNNNNNNNNNNNNNNNNNNNNNNNNNNNNNNNNNNNNNNNNNNNNNNNNNNNNNNNNNNNNNNNNNNNNNNNNNNNNNNNNNNNNNNNNNNNNNNNNNNNNNNNNNNNNNNNNNNNNNNNNNNNNNNNNNNNNNNNNNNNNNNNNNNNNNNNNNNNNNNNNNNNNNNNNNNNNNNNNNNNNNNNNNNNNNNNNNNNNNNNNNNNNNNNNNNNNNNNNNNNNNNNNNNNNNNNNNNNNNNNNNNNNNNNNNNNNNNNNNNNNNNNNNNNNNNNNNNNNNNNNNNNNNNNNNNNNNNNNNNNNNNtttttttttttttttttcttaatcgagtttagtttttcattattcttgcatttttttttccctcgtttttgtttttcatcctCAAATCTTTCTTTGGGTATTGTACCTCTTCATAAACATTCAATTTCATAAGAAATCCATTATAAAGTTGTGTTCTTAGTTTTTTGTTCTCAAAAGTTAGAGCAGACGAAGTGAACAAGACCGGCTTATCTGATTCATAAATTGCATTAGGCAACTGGAACACGTAAAATCGGGAACCAATTAAACCAGACTTCTGctgataatattttaaacaaagtGCTGCAGAGCAACAAGAACAGACACCAGAGCTTTTTAAACCTCTTTTAATATTGATAGCATAAATTCAGTCTttaagaaacaaagcaaaaaaagaaaagaaaatacaaattacgagtacaaaaattgattaaattaccCAAGTTCATATGCAAAACTTGAATTCAAAACTTAGGTGAGTGGAGTTGCCGGGAAACAATAGAAACAGAGCCATTTTATCGTTTGAACTTCTTAGAAGATTTCTTGTCTTTGCCATCACCTCTGTCCTTGTTACCTCCCAAGAACCTCTcactctcttcatcatcttctc harbors:
- the LOC104762208 gene encoding ras GTPase-activating protein-binding protein 2 isoform X2; this translates as MAQQEANPSPGAEVVGRAFVEQYYHILHQSPGLVHRFYQDSSLLTRPDVNGAVTTVTTMQAINDKILSLKYEDYTAEIETADAQESHERGVIVLVTGRLTGNDNVRKKFSQTFFLAPQDKGYFVLNDVFRFLEEKEVTTQARSVAINGTTRDVQAPVEPERLNVSHETEVESEPVASIEEEDLDNVAEVYDPSDKDEGVVVDVEHIEPPTQLSHNEVLSVPQGDAPKHSYASILKLMKSGPAPTHVARNKPRAAPVNTNQKTTARPAEHVAAPEASALENVQNSSHVDVDDDGHSIYVRNLPFDSTPTQLEEVFKNFGAIKVEGIQVRSNKQGFCFGFVEFETASGKQSALDASPVTIGDRQAVVEEKKTNSRGGGNNGGSRGRYFSGRGSFRNESFKGGRGGGGRGGGYGRGGGEFSGRPKSSNPRNGGEGYQRVPQNGGGGRGGRGEGGRGAPRGGASS
- the LOC104762208 gene encoding ras GTPase-activating protein-binding protein 2 isoform X1 — its product is MAQQEANPSPGAEVVGRAFVEQYYHILHQSPGLVHRFYQDSSLLTRPDVNGAVTTVTTMQAINDKILSLKYEDYTAEIETADAQESHERGVIVLVTGRLTGNDNVRKKFSQTFFLAPQDKGYFVLNDVFRFLEEKEVTTQARSVAINGTTRDVQAPVEPERLNVSHETEVESEPVASIEEEDLDNVAEVYDPSDKDEGVVVDVEHIEPPTQLSHNEVLSVPQGDAPKHSYASILKLMKSGPAPTHVARNKPRAAPVNTNQKTTARPAEHVAAPEASALENVQNSSHVDVDDDGHSIYVRNLPFDSTPTQLEEVFKNFGAIKVEGIQVRSNKQQGFCFGFVEFETASGKQSALDASPVTIGDRQAVVEEKKTNSRGGGNNGGSRGRYFSGRGSFRNESFKGGRGGGGRGGGYGRGGGEFSGRPKSSNPRNGGEGYQRVPQNGGGGRGGRGEGGRGAPRGGASS